A window of the Cygnus atratus isolate AKBS03 ecotype Queensland, Australia chromosome 4, CAtr_DNAZoo_HiC_assembly, whole genome shotgun sequence genome harbors these coding sequences:
- the NKX3-2 gene encoding LOW QUALITY PROTEIN: homeobox protein Nkx-3.2 (The sequence of the model RefSeq protein was modified relative to this genomic sequence to represent the inferred CDS: inserted 2 bases in 1 codon; deleted 2 bases in 1 codon): MAVRGGNALTPFSIQAILNKKEERARHAAGRPPGPAGGWRLCGAAEGPPLPAGVGAGAARPAAAAPRTPAGWDSDSALSEEPEGERRSEEEGAGGSGRPAEAAGRGEAGGGGGSAPGGGGXRDNAGLSDSEMSAAVSDRSPPEEEDGAGKCGKLLPAEDEAAAAPKPRKKRSRAAFSHAQVFELERRFNHQRYLSGPERADLAASLKLTETQVKIWFQNRRYKTKRRQMAADLLAAAPAAKKVAVKVLVRDDQRQYHPGEVLRPPSLLSLQPSYYYPYYCLPGWALSTCAAAAGTQ; the protein is encoded by the exons ATGGCCGTGCGCGGCGGCAACGCCCTGACGCCTTTCTCCATCCAGGCCATCCTCAACAAGAAGGAGGAGCGCGCCCGACacgcggcggggcggccgccggggccggccgggggaTGGAGGCTCTGCGGGGCAGCCGAGggcccgccgctccccgccggtGTCGGGGCCGGtgccgcccgcccggccgctGCCGCCCCGCGGACGCCGGCGGGCTGGGACTCGGACTCGGCGCTGAGCGAGGAGCCCGAGGGCGAGCGGCGCTCCGAGGAGGAGGGCGCCGGGGgcagcggccgccccgccgaggcggcgggc cggggggaggccggcggcggcggaggctCAGCCCCCGGAGGCGGCGG GCGGGACAACGCCGGGCTCAGTGACAGCGAGATGTCGGCGGCCGTCTCAG ATCGCAGCCCcccggaggaggaggacggaGCGGGCAAGTGCGGGAAGCTGCTGCCGGCGGAGgacgaggcggcggcggcgccgaaGCCGCGCAAGAAGCGCTCCCGGGCCGCCTTCTCCCACGCGCAGGTCTTCGAGCTGGAGCGGCGCTTCAACCACCAGCGCTACCTGTCGGGGCCCGAGCGGGCCGACCTGGCCGCCTCGCTGAAGCTCACCGAGACGCAGGTGAAGATCTGGTTCCAGAACCGGCGCTACAAGACCAAGAGGCGGCAGATGGCCGCAGACCTGCTGgccgccgcgcccgccgccAAGAAGGTGGCCGTCAAGGTGCTGGTGCGAGACGACCAGAGACAGTACCACCCCGGCGAGGTGCTGCGGCCGCCCTCGCTGctctccctccagccctcctACTACTACCCCTACTACTGCCTGCCTGGCTGGGCACTGTCCACCTGCGCCGCAGCCGCCGGCACCCAGTGA